In the Wyeomyia smithii strain HCP4-BCI-WySm-NY-G18 chromosome 2, ASM2978416v1, whole genome shotgun sequence genome, one interval contains:
- the LOC129721405 gene encoding uncharacterized protein LOC129721405: MSISSVPTLDVSLNIEVNTEESCARMVQTVLEILLFQRNQIPFCYDVLKTLVRRISSTTNKNDQLSEWSTYQFSKQLATVQKAAEAIEILFQQLTLAVQKSKPDSQFMILFGPTIYTAKEAFVINIPEINTNHYPQYHRHSMETMLKQLAMKVTVAEELHDKPKVTSPTNTFLLLNLSPIFTELSEEDVENWQMIDDYSLPNSCQKYIINLFNQSTNSKQLHCCKEMEVFNDQVKDLGIAKQRSQVFNQETLGSTSGKTWFQIGNGLKGLKNNLIKGKSIWHPVR, encoded by the exons ATGAGTATCAGTTCAGTGCCAACATTAGATGTGTCATTGAACATCGAAGTTAATACGGAGGAAAGCTGCGCGCGAATGGTTCAAACCGTGCTTGAAATCTTGCTGTTCCAGCGTAATCAAATTCCGTTTTGCTATGATGTGTTAAAAACATTGGTTCGCAGAATTTCCAGTACCACAAATAAAAATGACCAGCTTTCAGAATGGAGCACTTACCAATTTTCAAAACAGCTGGCAACTGTTCAGAAAGCTGCCGAAGCAATAGAGATTCTATTTCAA CAACTAACCCTAGCGGTGCAAAAAAGCAAACCAGATTCACAGTTTATGATTTTATTTGGACCCACAATTTACACGGCAAAAGAAGCATTTGTAATCAATATCCCAGAAATTAACACGAATCATTATCCTCAGTATCATCGGCATTCTATGGAAACAATGTTAAAACAACTTGCCATGAAAGTAACTGTTGCTGAAGAATTGCACGATAAACCAAAAGTAACCAGCCCAACTAAcacatttttacttttaaatttgAGTCCGATTTTTACGGAGCTTTCTGAGGAAGATGTTGAAAACTGGCAAATGATAGATGATTATAGTTTGCCAAACagttgtcaaaaatatataataaaccTTTTCAATCAATCGACTAATAGTAAACAGCTGCACTGTTGCAAAGAAATGGAAGTATTCAATGATCAAGTAAAAGACCTGGGCATCGCCAAACAGAGAAGTCAAGTTTTCAACCAAGAAACATTAGGTAGCACATCCGGTAAAACATGGTTTCAGATTGGAAATGGTCTAAAAGGCCTAAAAAATAACCTGATAAAGGGAAAATCAATATGGCATCCAGTACGATGA
- the LOC129721404 gene encoding zinc finger protein 813-like, translating into MDYQRILEKFSQLCRFCLSEIDCVQIFCKEGNLNQQLNKSVDVLLAKVDENDGFPNNICRNCISCIENFVDFEAICTRSYRLLILATKQRCAEFTFNSHEPETAIVETDIECLDEEEQTTINDETSKNINGSELDFVAEDGELSESTDSEQKQLITAAIEIQPSGFVFRGSRKIPLVECIYCKNVYRGKNTLKKHLRIHLNIKDYHCEHCSRSFTDRSSLRIHEGRHLGKSFVCSSCDKSYFSKNELRQHLTMQHLERRHACDICQRKFPSRTILNDHKRVHMPERPFVCKQCGVGFKRNRNLIRHQQLHQKHNKDDKKCQTM; encoded by the exons ATGGATTATCAACGAATTCTGGAAAAATTTAGCCAATTATGTCGCTTTTGTTTGTCAGAAATCGACTGCGTACAAATATTTTGCAAGGAAGGTAATCTTAACCAGCAGCTCAACAAATCGGTGGACGTACTGCTAGCCAAAGTGGATGAAAACGACGGATTTCCGAACAACATTTGCAGAAATTGTATAAGCTGCATCGAGAATTTTGTAGATTTTGAAGCAATATGCACGCGTTCCTACCGGTTGTTGATTCTGGCAACAAAACAACGATGCGCGGAGTTCACATTCAATA gtcATGAACCAGAAACTGCCATCGTGGAAACAGACATCGAATGTTTAGATGAAGAAGAACAAACAACAATAAAcgatgaaacatcgaaaaacaTTAATGGATCAGAGTTGGATTTCGTCGCGGAGGATGGAGAGTTAAGTGAAAGTACGGATTCCGAACAGAAGCAATTGATAACGGCTGCTATAGAAATACAGCCTAGCGGATTCGTGTTTAGAGGCAGCAGAAAAATACCTCTTGTCGAATGCATTTACTGCAAAAACGTTTATCGGGGGAAAAATACTCTCAAAAAACACCTCCGCATTCATTTAAACATAAAAGATTATCATTGTGAACATTGTTCTCGTAGCTTTACTGATCGCAGTTCTCTGCGAATACACGAAGGGCGTCATTTAGGTAAATCTTTCGTTTGTTCCTCATGTGATAAGTCTTACTTTAGTAAAAACGAGCTTCGACAACATTTAACAATGCAGCATCTAGAAAGGCGTCATGCGTGTGATATATGCCAACGAAAATTTCCATCCAGAACTATTTTGAATGACCATAAACGTGTTCATATGCCAGAACGGCCTTTTGTTTGCAAACAATGTGGAGTTGGATTTAAGAGAAACCGTAATTTGATTAGGCACCAACAGTTACATCAAAAGCATAATAAGGATGATAAAAAATGCCAAACTATGTGA